The Leptospira sp. WS39.C2 genome contains a region encoding:
- a CDS encoding peptidoglycan DD-metalloendopeptidase family protein yields MGKLGCTFTFCFVLLSFPLFAKQKAKPTPKPTEISVYRVMKGDSWYGIARKRKVTPESLAKLNGRTIGENLYENEKLRIPKDMDFKSNSSETKLKEPVSFPLVQKERIQKKYSELTYDPHKGIQFQRGNSSLVLASLSGKVVHVDYMDGYENFVILEHENGLYSVYGNLERIQVTEGQIVKVKDRLGILHKDKGLYYQINQNKNTLNPELVLQRGYE; encoded by the coding sequence ATGGGAAAACTCGGTTGTACATTCACTTTCTGTTTTGTTTTGTTATCTTTTCCCCTCTTCGCCAAACAAAAAGCAAAACCAACGCCCAAACCGACTGAAATCTCAGTATATAGAGTGATGAAAGGTGATTCTTGGTATGGAATTGCGCGTAAACGGAAAGTCACTCCGGAATCATTGGCAAAGTTAAATGGAAGGACCATTGGGGAAAATTTGTACGAAAACGAAAAATTACGAATCCCGAAGGATATGGATTTTAAATCCAATTCGTCAGAAACAAAATTAAAAGAACCCGTCTCGTTCCCACTAGTGCAAAAAGAAAGAATCCAAAAGAAGTATTCAGAGTTAACTTATGACCCTCATAAAGGAATCCAATTCCAAAGGGGGAATTCCTCTCTCGTCCTCGCGAGCCTTTCTGGTAAAGTAGTCCATGTGGATTATATGGATGGGTATGAAAATTTTGTAATTTTGGAACATGAAAACGGGTTATATTCCGTGTATGGAAATTTGGAAAGGATCCAAGTCACAGAAGGTCAAATTGTGAAAGTGAAAGATCGATTGGGGATTTTACACAAAGACAAAGGATTATATTATCAGATCAATCAAAACAAAAACACGCTCAATCCAGAATTGGTTTTACAAAGGGGATATGAATGA